From a single Aggregatilinea lenta genomic region:
- a CDS encoding HEAT repeat domain-containing protein, with protein sequence MIDDHLQQLNSFDPAVRRAAIIALGQSKDPAVLPALAAVYRTDPDPALREMALNAGRYVRQQGSNSAAGQPDAAGRAAPEPPVDEPPAEPKNVSARDKERARGYLDTAISQHTAGQRARAIDNLGKALSVDPELAKEPFVSNLIITITGLSTRDAVPMLTNARQRSAFIARAPGEDKSKRTEKRPDDDDTWPNVLVDLALYGLVSTLATLVSLVFAMPLIERLLKDMVAANAPGATLTFADIEAFTDASLAVLLPTAVGSAVYGVIGVIITGAAIHFAATTFLGGDGTLVGLYHKLVPLSTGFMILWALAFVLFASFGDFESLLTYSFLMFPATLVMYYVMSSVIGKVYRFSAFTGCLSIILGTVALAVFFGCGSYLFGGILGALLG encoded by the coding sequence ATGATCGACGACCACTTACAGCAGCTCAACAGCTTCGATCCGGCAGTGCGCCGGGCCGCCATCATTGCCCTCGGCCAATCCAAAGATCCCGCCGTTCTGCCTGCCCTGGCCGCCGTCTACCGCACCGATCCCGACCCGGCCCTGCGCGAGATGGCGCTTAATGCGGGCCGCTACGTGCGCCAGCAGGGTAGCAACTCCGCCGCCGGGCAGCCGGACGCTGCGGGCCGGGCCGCGCCAGAGCCGCCGGTCGACGAACCGCCCGCCGAGCCAAAGAACGTCAGCGCGCGCGACAAGGAGCGCGCCCGGGGGTATCTCGATACCGCCATTTCGCAGCATACGGCGGGGCAGCGCGCCCGCGCGATCGACAACCTGGGCAAAGCGCTCAGCGTCGACCCGGAACTGGCGAAAGAGCCGTTCGTCAGCAACCTGATCATTACGATCACCGGCCTGTCCACTCGCGACGCGGTGCCCATGCTGACCAACGCACGCCAGCGCTCGGCGTTTATCGCCCGCGCGCCGGGCGAGGACAAGTCGAAGCGCACGGAGAAACGACCCGACGACGACGATACGTGGCCGAACGTACTGGTAGACCTGGCCCTGTACGGGTTGGTGAGCACATTGGCGACGCTGGTCTCGCTGGTGTTCGCCATGCCGCTGATCGAACGGCTGCTCAAGGACATGGTCGCCGCCAACGCACCCGGCGCGACGCTGACGTTCGCCGACATCGAGGCATTCACCGACGCGAGCCTGGCCGTGCTGCTGCCGACGGCGGTTGGCAGCGCCGTGTACGGCGTGATCGGTGTCATCATCACAGGCGCGGCGATTCACTTCGCGGCGACGACCTTCCTGGGCGGCGACGGCACGCTGGTCGGCCTCTACCATAAGCTCGTGCCACTCTCGACGGGCTTCATGATCCTGTGGGCGCTGGCGTTCGTGCTGTTCGCCTCGTTCGGGGATTTCGAGTCCCTGCTGACCTATTCGTTCCTGATGTTCCCCGCAACGCTGGTGATGTACTACGTGATGTCGTCGGTGATCGGCAAGGTATACCGCTTCAGCGCGTTCACCGGCTGCCTGTCGATCATCCTGGGCACGGTCGCGCTGGCGG